A single genomic interval of Spinacia oleracea cultivar Varoflay chromosome 6, BTI_SOV_V1, whole genome shotgun sequence harbors:
- the LOC110789685 gene encoding protein E6-like yields MAFSLKSVFLFCLLTTLIFSLQTSARDEEFFSKLTRNRDDTTTTTTTTATANTKNNYLNNKEDAFVPLEKLDEPIAPTIPQSTEAGYGLYGHDIDLDPASTTTTTTPNTKTNYLNNKKDDFVPLEKLDDHEQPTVPQTTKKGNGLYGHDIDLDHPSTTTTTTTPNTKNNYLNNKEDDFVPLEKQDEQPTLPQTMKTSYGLYGQEADLDHPSTTTTTTATTTFFYDINTDEDHYYNKYENLNIYDKKKGAVKQQGMSDTRFMYNGKYFYDVKAENNNKKYVSYNTDYNNNGYYGPYGNKETNYEEVYDNNNKMNDKVLELTVMMVF; encoded by the coding sequence ATGGCATTCTCTCTAAAATCTGTGTTCCTATTTTGCCTTCTTACCAcacttattttctctctccaaaccTCTGCTAGAGATGAGGAATTCTTTAGCAAGCTTACTCGAAACCGAGACGACACcactaccaccaccaccactaccgCCACGGCGAACACCAAAAACAATTACTTGAACAACAAGGAAGATGCTTTTGTGCCGTTAGAAAAGCTAGATGAACCAATTGCACCCACAATTCCTCAAAGCACCGAAGCTGGTTACGGCCTTTACGGCCACGATATCGACCTAGACCCCgcttccaccaccaccaccaccacaccaAACACTAAAACCAATTACTTGAACAACAAGAAAGATGATTTTGTACCCTTAGAAAAGCTAGATGATCATGAACAGCCCACAGTTCCTCAAACCACCAAAAAAGGTAACGGTCTTTACGGTCACGATATCGACCTAGACCACccttccaccaccaccaccaccaccacaccaaacaccaaaaacaATTACTTGAACAACAAGGAAGATGATTTTGTACCCTTAGAAAAGCAAGATGAACAACCCACACTTCCTCAAACCATGAAAACTAGTTACGGCCTTTACGGTCAAGAGGCCGACCTAGACCACccttccaccaccaccaccaccaccgccacaacaacttttttttacGATATTAACACGGATGAGGATCACTACTACAACAAATATGAGAACTTAAACATCTACGACAAGAAAAAGGGCGCGGTTAAACAGCAAGGCATGAGTGACACAAGGTTCATGTATAATGGAAAGTATTTCTACGACGTTAAGGCTGAAAATAACAACAAGAAGTACGTTTCTTACAACACTGATTACAACAATAATGGCTATTATGGACCTTATGGTAACAAAGAGACGAATTACGAGGAAGTTTACGACAACAATAACAAGATGAATGACAAAGTTTTGGAGCTTACTGTAATGatggttttttaa
- the LOC110789701 gene encoding GLABROUS1 enhancer-binding protein-like: MARNKAQKPLTEDPPEADSSEEVTGSSSSGEEGEEPEEEVSNTGSSSGEEEEETPSTPVPPPALASSKKLPSSAAATKRPLPEDDSDDDTTDDSPLHTLKSASKPAIETPSTASKPRSKSTVAALAAEKRPSESELKTSSKKPRKEKSGSGAAPLAAVSPVVHEEGSKKLFQRVFSEDDEIEILKGMIEYRAKRGADPMFEIDDFYGFVKKSVHVDVNKGQIVDKVRRLKKKFFNAKKKKLSNPHEIHAFELSKKIWDINGGDDVMEDDKINNGAVEHNNNNVWSSPKPKPRVLKLKTGGGGGVGGTSTGNGGVVLEEMKKKKEDNEGEKGGGKVSEFVEKDVEFEVGEAVAWEKLRKKGLTMMGAKARAEIDEMWEKVAMKQAEAKILRSEVEQEETRRIMEALRSGKN, translated from the coding sequence aTGGCACGCAACAAAGCCCAGAAACCCTTAACAGAGGACCCACCAGAGGCGGACTCCTCCGAAGAGGTCACCGGCTCCTCTTCCTCCGGCGAAGAAGGCGAAGAACCcgaagaagaggtctccaacaCTGGTTCCTCCTCCGGCGAAGAGGAGGAAGAAACCCCATCAACCCCTGTACCACCGCCTGCCCTAGCTTCCTCCAAGAAACTCCCTTCTTCCGCCGCCGCCACCAAGAGACCCCTCCCCGAGGATGACTCCGACGATGATACCACCGACGATTCACCGCTGCATACCTTAAAGTCTGCCTCAAAGCCCGCTATTGAAACCCCTTCTACCGCCTCCAAGCCCAGATCTAAGTCTACCGTCGCCGCTCTCGCCGCTGAGAAACGCCCATCGGAGTCAGAACTCAAGACCTCTTCTAAAAAGCCGAGGAAAGAGAAATCGGGAAGTGGGGCCGCCCCTCTTGCTGCTGTTTCCCCTGTCGTTCACGAAGAGGGTTCAAAGAAGCTGTTTCAGAGGGTATTTAGTGAAGACGATGAAATTGAGATTCTGAAAGGTATGATTGAATATAGGGCTAAAAGGGGGGCTGACCCGATGTTTGAAATTGATGATTTTTATGGGTTTGTCAAGAAATCTGTGCATGTTGATGTTAATAAAGGTCAGATTGTTGATAAGGTCCGTAGGCTTAAAAAGAAGTTCTTTAATGCTAAGAAGAAGAAGCTCTCTAACCCTCATGAGATTCATGCTTTTGAATTGTCTAAAAAGATTTGGGATATTAATGGGGGTGATGATGTTATGGAGGATGACAAGATTAACAATGGGGCTGTTGAACATAATAACAATAATGTCTGGTCGAGCCCGAAACCTAAACCTAGGGTTCTGAAGCTTAAGACCGGTGGTGGCGGTGGTGTTGGTGGTACTAGTACTGGTAATGGGGGTGTTGTTTTGGAGGAGATGAAGAAGAAAAAGGAGGATAACGAGGGTGAAAAGGGTGGTGGAAAGGTGTCTGAGTTTGTGGAGAAGGATGTAGAGTTTGAGGTTGGGGAGGCTGTGGCTTGGGAGAAGTTGAGGAAGAAAGGTCTGACAATGATGGGAGCGAAGGCAAGGGCTGAGATTGATGAGATGTGGGAGAAAGTGGCCATGAAGCAAGCCGAGGCGAAGATCCTGCGTTCTGAAGTGGAACAAGAAGAGACTCGGAGGATTATGGAAGCTCTTAGGTCTGGTAAGAATTAG